One window of Camelina sativa cultivar DH55 chromosome 4, Cs, whole genome shotgun sequence genomic DNA carries:
- the LOC104784107 gene encoding U4/U6 small nuclear ribonucleoprotein PRP4-like protein: protein MDPNTMQDLLVMRRTAVPTNDKAVRDRLRRLGKPITLFGEQGMERRSRLSNLMGSLSVDKLLETHVEEEDAAPKEQVYDDQVSIYPFFTEGPKELREARIEIAKFSIKRAAVRNQRAKRLRDEESKWALKHAKDMVLDCSNFGDDRPLTGCSFSRDGKILATCSLSGVTNLREMRQVTNKIAVLEDNKERATDVVFSPVDDDCLATASADRTAKLWKTDGTLVQTFEGHLDRLARVAFHPSGRYLGTTSFDKTWRLWDINTGAELLLQEGHSHGVCGIAFQQDGALAASCGLDSLARVWDLRTGRSILVFQGKTKPLLSVYFSPNGYHLASGGEDNQCRIWDLRMRESLYTIAAHSNLVSQVKYEPQAGHFLATASYDMNVNIWSGRDFSLVKSLAGHESKVASLDITPDSSCIATVSHDRTIKIWTSSGNGEDES, encoded by the coding sequence ATGGATCCCAACACAATGCAAGATTTGTTGGTAATGCGTCGTACTGCTGTTCCAACGAATGACAAAGCTGTTAGGGATCGCCTTAGACGACTTGGGAAGCCAATTACTCTGTTTGGAGAACAAGGAATGGAGAGAAGATCTAGGTTGAGTAACCTTATGGGTAGCCTTAGTGTAGATAAACTACTTGAAACGCacgtcgaagaagaagatgcggCTCCAAAAGAGCAAGTGTATGATGATCAAGTATCTATATACCCGTTTTTTACCGAGGGTCCAAAGGAACTTAGAGAGGCTAGAATAGAGATTGCCAAGTTTTCTATCAAGAGAGCAGCTGTCAGGAACCAGCGTGCAAAGCGGCTGAGGGATGAAGAGTCTAAGTGGGCTTTAAAGCATGCTAAAGACATGGTCCTGGATTGCAGTAACTTTGGAGATGATCGTCCTCTTACCGGCTGCTCCTTCTCTCGCGATGGAAAGATACTTGCCACATGTTCTCTGAGTGGGGTTACTAATTTGAGGGAGATGCGTCAAGTTACAAACAAGATTGCTGTCTTGGAGGACAATAAGGAACGTGCAACTGATGTAGTGTTCTCCCCTGTGGATGACGACTGTCTAGCAACTGCTTCTGCTGATCGAACTGCAAAGCTGTGGAAAACTGATGGAACACTAGTACAAACTTTTGAAGGTCATTTGGATCGTCTTGCACGCGTTGCCTTCCACCCATCAGGGAGATACCTAGGAACAACCAGCTTTGACAAAACATGGAGATTGTGGGATATAAACACAGGTGCAGAGCTGCTCTTGCAAGAAGGTCACAGTCACGGTGTCTGTGGAATTGCATTTCAACAAGATGGAGCATTAGCAGCTTCTTGTGGGCTTGATTCACTCGCACGGGTTTGGGATCTCCGCACTGGTAGGAGTATTCTTGTCTTCCAAGGAAAAACCAAACCTCTACTCTCAGTGTACTTCTCTCCTAATGGTTATCACTTGGCATCTGGTGGTGAGGATAATCAATGCCGTATATGGGATTTAAGGATGAGAGAGTCATTGTACACTATAGCAGCTCATTCTAACCTTGTGTCTCAAGTGAAGTATGAACCACAAGCAGGTCACTTCCTGGCCACTGCCTCCTACGACATGAATGTCAACATATGGTCGGGAAGAGATTTCTCGCTCGTTAAAAGCTTAGCAGGGCATGAGTCAAAAGTCGCCTCTCTCGATATCACTCCAGATAGCTCGTGTATTGCTACTGTATCACATGACCGCACCATCAAGATTTGGACGAGCAGTGGAAATGGCGAAGATGAATCATAA
- the LOC104781517 gene encoding sodium-coupled neutral amino acid transporter 4-like, producing MSPQIETHLLPKQEEPSSEKHGSSTSGIVFNLSTSIIGTGIMSMPAAFKVLGIIPAFTIITIVAWLSIISAGFLMKSTLAGGSTTYAGVMKESFGKTGSVAVQVATTVATFGCIIVISIIIGDVLSGNENGGSEHVGVLQEWFGSCWWNTRIFALLFVYCFVLLPLVLCRRVERLAFSSAVSFLLAVLFVVISSVLAISALVNGQTKNTRLFPELNNGGSFWKLFTASPVIVTAFTFHFNVHPIGFELKDPLHVIPATKFSVILCAAIYFATGLFGYLLFGDATMSDVLVNFDQSSGSSIGSLLNDVVRLSYALHLMLVFPLINFSLRANLDELLFPKKPSLANDSIRFVGLTLALLICCFFSAIAVPDIWYFFQFLGSTTTVSIGFIFPAAMVLRNVHGVSTSREKLVAAIMLVLAVATSIIAIWTNLYSLAAN from the exons atgtcaCCACAGATCGAAACTCACCTTTTGCCTAAGCAAGAAGAGCCTTCGTCTGAGAAGCATGGATCATCAACCTCAGGCATCGTTTTCAACTTGTCGACGAGCATAATCGGAACCGGAATAATGTCAATGCCGGCGGCGTTTAAGGTTCTCGGAATCATCCCAGCGTTTACGATAATCACGATCGTAGCTTGGCTTTCCATAATTTCTGCTGGCTTTCTCATGAAATCAACACTTGCCGGAGGATCAACTACATACGCCGGAGTTATGAAAGAGTCGTTTGGCAAAACAGGATCCGTCGCTGTACAGGTTGCTACGACGGTTGCCACTTTTGGTTGTATTATTGTAATCTCCATTATTATAG gagATGTGCTTTCGGGTAATGAAAATGGAGGATCTGAGCATGTTGGAGTTTTGCAAGAATGGTTTGGTTCTTGCTGGTGGAACACGAGAATCTTCGCTTTGTTGTTTGTCTACTGCTTCGTCTTGCTTCCATTGGTCTTGTGCAGACGTGTTG AAAGACTAGCATTTAGTTCTGCGGTATCGTTTCTTCTTGCGGTTCTGTTTGTTGTCATTAGCTCCGTGCTGGCGATCTCGGCGTTAGTGAATGGGCAAACGAAGAACACAAGACTATTCCCAGAGTTGAACAATGGAGGATCGTTTTGGAAACTCTTTACGGCTTCCCCTGTTATAGTAACAGCCTTCACGTTTCATTTCAATG TTCATCCAATTGGATTCGAGCTCAAAGATCCATTACATGTGATCCCAGCAACTAAGTTCTCTGTCATCTTGTGCGCTGCAATCTACTTCGCCACTGGACTCTTCGGGTATCTTCTGTTTGGAGATGCAACCATGTCAGATGTTCTAGTGAACTTTGACCAGAGCTCTGGTTCTTCCATTGGTTCTCTTCTCAATGATGTTGTCAGACTCAGCTACGCGCTTCACCTCATGCTTGTCTTTCCTCTCATCAACTTCTCATTGAGAGCAAATCTCGATGAACTCTTGTTCCCCAAGAAGCCTTCCTTAGCAAATGACTCAATAAGATTCGTCGGACTCACTCTAGCTCTcctgatttgttgtttcttctctgcAATCGCTGTGCCGGACATTTGGTACTTCTTTCAGTTCTTGGGATCAACCACCACTGTTTCAATAGGATTTATATTTCCAGCCGCCATGGTTCTAAG GAATGTACATGGTGTATCGACTTCAAGAGAGAAGCTCGTAGCTGCGATAATGCTTGTTCTTGCAGTTGCTACTAGCATTATTGCTATTTGGACAAATTTATACAGCCTTGCAGCAAACTAA